A DNA window from Aminiphilus circumscriptus DSM 16581 contains the following coding sequences:
- a CDS encoding V-type ATP synthase subunit B, whose amino-acid sequence MSPAMRPLYREGYRTVRDIVGPLLFVEGVRNAGYGETVTVESPQGIATGQILLVEECYCAIQLFEGTMGLDAPRSTVYLERDIVRIPVGKMLMGRILDGRFRPLDGKPAPLGGELMSIQGEPLNPTQRIGPDKFVETGISTIDLMNTLVRGQKLPIFSGAGLPAARIAAQIATQARVPGSEQSFLVVFAAMGVTQQEARYFMDVFSEAGVLAHGVFFLNLASDSPVERLLTPRMALAVAEYFAFTLDYDVLVVLTDMLQYCEALREISAAREEMPGRRGFPGYMYSDLSTIYERAGSVKGRSGSITQIPIITMPDDDMTHPVVDLSGYITEGQIVLSRDMNERGLFPPVSVLPSLSRLMNKGVGRGKTFPEHRALADQLYASYAKGKDLERLKLIVGEEGLSPVEQNYLSFAKVFEERFVHQGKEDRSLESSMRVGMECLSLLPRDELYRLPEESLQRMAEGRAT is encoded by the coding sequence GTGAGCCCTGCAATGAGACCACTCTATCGCGAAGGATATCGGACCGTTCGGGATATCGTGGGTCCTCTTCTTTTCGTCGAAGGAGTACGGAATGCGGGATACGGAGAAACGGTCACGGTGGAAAGTCCTCAGGGTATTGCCACGGGACAGATCCTGCTGGTGGAGGAATGCTATTGTGCAATTCAGCTCTTCGAGGGAACCATGGGACTCGATGCGCCTCGGAGTACGGTGTATCTCGAAAGAGATATTGTACGGATTCCCGTGGGCAAGATGCTCATGGGACGCATTCTCGACGGGCGCTTCCGACCTCTTGATGGGAAACCCGCGCCGTTGGGCGGTGAGTTGATGTCGATTCAGGGAGAGCCGCTCAATCCTACACAACGAATTGGACCAGACAAGTTCGTCGAAACGGGCATTTCCACCATCGATCTTATGAATACCCTTGTCAGGGGCCAAAAACTGCCGATCTTCTCCGGAGCCGGTCTTCCGGCAGCAAGAATTGCCGCGCAGATCGCCACCCAGGCACGTGTTCCCGGGAGTGAACAGTCTTTTCTCGTGGTTTTCGCTGCCATGGGGGTTACGCAGCAGGAAGCTCGTTATTTCATGGATGTTTTTTCTGAGGCGGGTGTCCTTGCCCATGGTGTTTTTTTTCTCAACCTTGCGAGTGATTCCCCTGTGGAGCGGCTACTTACCCCCCGTATGGCCCTTGCTGTGGCGGAATACTTTGCGTTTACCCTGGACTACGATGTTCTCGTGGTCCTCACGGACATGCTGCAATACTGCGAGGCCCTTCGGGAAATCAGTGCAGCCCGGGAGGAAATGCCAGGCCGTCGCGGTTTCCCAGGCTACATGTATTCGGACCTTTCGACGATCTACGAACGAGCTGGCAGTGTCAAGGGAAGAAGTGGAAGCATCACGCAAATTCCCATCATCACTATGCCTGATGACGACATGACCCATCCGGTGGTGGACCTTTCCGGGTATATTACCGAGGGACAGATCGTTCTTTCCAGGGATATGAATGAACGCGGTCTCTTTCCTCCCGTGAGTGTCCTTCCCAGTCTGAGTCGGCTTATGAACAAGGGTGTCGGGCGGGGGAAGACCTTTCCCGAACACAGGGCTTTGGCCGATCAACTCTACGCTTCCTACGCGAAGGGAAAAGATCTCGAACGGTTGAAACTCATTGTGGGAGAAGAAGGATTGAGTCCCGTGGAACAAAATTATCTCTCCTTTGCGAAAGTCTTTGAGGAGCGTTTTGTTCACCAGGGGAAAGAGGATCGTTCACTCGAGAGTTCCATGAGAGTAGGCATGGAGTGTCTCTCGCTTCTTCCCAGGGACGAGCTTTATCGGCTTCCCGAGGAGTCTCTGCAACGCATGGCCGAAGGAAGAGCGACCTAG
- a CDS encoding V-type ATPase subunit: MIDSLFLFLKKWIGSPENYGYLNASLRARSTSFLRSEQYASLARGGLRGVEAFLLESRYARAYRFELVSTETSSLKRLETALALGVAEELHFVRSLAQGEPAALLSVLLTRADLHNGRLLLRSFAVPRRDALLQPLWHEYGSMSGDLYHELWESASLLELCERCRAVVHPFAGAIGEAAAALARGHPLVLAERRFLLGILEALRSEMSSFTSSNGTRVREYLGRLIDLWNIGIWLRHHTGYEETPHQESEYVPEGYSLSPRRLVLARSLAEVVHGTTWRSWVRNIAETTPSEFQRALHGAFLQWQIGLMRKNPLGIEVAISYVARQITEWQNLNTIVVGAALGLSPEGIFERLIGIKN; this comes from the coding sequence TTGATCGATTCCTTATTCCTTTTTTTGAAGAAGTGGATAGGATCTCCAGAGAACTACGGTTATCTTAATGCCTCTCTAAGAGCCAGATCCACGTCGTTTCTCCGGAGTGAGCAATACGCTTCTCTCGCCAGAGGTGGGTTGCGCGGTGTGGAAGCGTTCCTTCTTGAAAGCCGGTACGCAAGAGCGTACCGGTTTGAGTTGGTGTCCACCGAAACGTCTTCCCTCAAACGTCTTGAAACGGCTCTTGCCCTGGGAGTTGCCGAGGAACTTCACTTTGTGCGATCTCTCGCTCAGGGAGAACCGGCAGCGTTGCTGTCGGTTCTCCTGACGAGGGCGGATTTGCACAACGGTCGCCTCTTGTTACGCTCTTTCGCAGTTCCTCGTCGAGATGCTTTGCTTCAGCCTCTCTGGCATGAATACGGCAGTATGTCAGGGGATCTCTACCATGAACTTTGGGAGAGCGCATCGCTTCTCGAGCTTTGCGAACGATGCAGAGCCGTTGTGCATCCTTTTGCTGGAGCCATAGGAGAAGCCGCTGCAGCGCTTGCCCGGGGACATCCTCTCGTATTGGCTGAACGCAGGTTTCTTTTGGGGATACTCGAGGCACTCCGGAGTGAAATGTCTTCCTTCACCTCCTCCAATGGCACACGTGTAAGAGAGTATCTCGGTCGTCTCATCGATCTTTGGAATATTGGAATCTGGCTCAGGCATCACACGGGCTATGAGGAAACGCCTCATCAGGAAAGCGAGTACGTGCCCGAAGGATATTCCCTGTCGCCCCGCCGTCTCGTTCTCGCCCGCTCCCTCGCGGAAGTGGTCCATGGAACAACGTGGCGTTCCTGGGTACGGAATATCGCCGAGACGACGCCTTCGGAATTTCAACGTGCTCTTCACGGCGCTTTTTTGCAGTGGCAAATAGGGCTCATGAGGAAAAACCCCCTTGGTATCGAAGTTGCCATCAGTTATGTGGCCAGGCAGATTACGGAGTGGCAGAATCTCAACACCATCGTCGTCGGCGCAGCCCTGGGACTTTCTCCCGAAGGCATCTTCGAACGGCTGATTGGAATCAAGAACTGA
- a CDS encoding cell division protein yields the protein MDERTYETLVLGTRLFIDLWSVKGFVPVNCEHPEDVRTVWSRLVEDRVAFILVEEGWFDRLPHPVKQRIHHMGRPVWVPFPDMKLRED from the coding sequence GTGGACGAGAGAACCTACGAAACACTTGTTCTTGGAACGCGACTCTTCATCGATCTTTGGTCTGTGAAGGGATTTGTTCCCGTCAATTGTGAACATCCCGAGGATGTTCGCACTGTTTGGAGCAGGCTTGTGGAGGACAGGGTAGCGTTCATCCTCGTCGAGGAAGGGTGGTTTGATCGCCTTCCTCATCCTGTGAAGCAGCGGATACACCATATGGGGCGTCCCGTGTGGGTCCCTTTTCCCGATATGAAGCTCCGAGAGGATTGA
- a CDS encoding V-type ATP synthase subunit A, which translates to MTRVGRVRAVAGPVIRASIDFPVRMFEVAHVGELMLMGEVVRIRGAGVDIQVYEETTGVRAGEPVYFSGRLFEVELGPGLLGQVFDGIGRPLYTLGKDSLWIQRGADAATLDRTARWEFTPSVTENIFLKAGDCWGVVREGRAIEHRLMAPPDFPGGVVQKIASEGVYEVEAPLCFFQDTPPFSMMQRWEVRKTRPVAKRLSLDVPLVTGQRILDTLFPLALGGAAVIPGGFGTGKTVTQQSLAKWCNAQVIVYIGCGERGNEMTEVLEEFPTLVDPHNGFPLMERMVLIANTSNMPVAAREASIYLGMSIAEYFRDMGLHVAIMADSTSRWAEALREIGGRLEEMPGEEGYPAYLGSRLAQYYERAGKVVSLGSPERLGSVSVINAVSPPGGDFSEPVTQGSLRLSGVFWSLDKTLAQQRHFPAINWKTSYSLYEEQMDGYFENLLGKKWKEGKRFLREALAREKELLELVQLVGRDGLSETDKWVLFLSELLRVVYLQQNAFDAVDAFCPLARQNDLLCFLRDTDLLVRNRIDQGLLFEQIPTAGMRVELIRLRSEDDEHFPLEMAKWSARFSKVLDETEVIAL; encoded by the coding sequence ATGACGCGAGTCGGCCGTGTGCGTGCGGTGGCCGGGCCGGTGATACGCGCCTCCATTGATTTTCCTGTGCGCATGTTCGAAGTCGCTCACGTTGGCGAACTCATGCTCATGGGAGAAGTGGTACGCATTCGCGGCGCTGGAGTGGATATTCAGGTCTACGAGGAGACGACGGGAGTGCGTGCAGGAGAGCCCGTATACTTTTCCGGTCGCCTCTTCGAGGTGGAGCTTGGCCCCGGGTTGCTCGGGCAGGTTTTCGATGGTATCGGACGTCCTCTTTACACGCTTGGTAAGGATTCCCTGTGGATTCAGAGAGGGGCTGACGCGGCTACGTTGGACAGGACGGCGCGGTGGGAGTTCACACCGTCCGTCACGGAGAATATTTTTCTCAAGGCTGGCGATTGCTGGGGTGTTGTCAGGGAAGGGCGGGCGATTGAGCATCGATTGATGGCACCACCCGATTTCCCCGGCGGTGTGGTTCAAAAAATCGCCTCGGAAGGGGTCTACGAGGTAGAGGCTCCTTTGTGTTTTTTTCAGGATACCCCTCCCTTCTCTATGATGCAGCGTTGGGAAGTCCGTAAAACGAGGCCTGTGGCGAAGAGGCTTTCCTTGGATGTCCCTCTGGTAACGGGACAGCGCATTCTCGATACACTGTTTCCTTTGGCATTGGGTGGTGCAGCGGTCATTCCGGGAGGGTTCGGAACTGGAAAGACCGTGACGCAGCAATCTCTTGCAAAATGGTGCAATGCCCAGGTGATCGTCTATATCGGCTGCGGCGAGCGAGGAAATGAAATGACGGAGGTCCTGGAGGAATTTCCCACGCTTGTGGATCCTCATAATGGATTTCCCTTGATGGAACGTATGGTGCTCATCGCCAACACGTCCAATATGCCCGTTGCCGCCAGGGAGGCGAGCATCTATCTCGGTATGTCCATTGCAGAATATTTTCGGGACATGGGACTCCACGTTGCGATCATGGCGGATTCCACTTCTCGCTGGGCCGAAGCACTTCGTGAAATCGGAGGACGCTTGGAAGAGATGCCCGGAGAAGAGGGGTATCCCGCCTATCTCGGTTCTCGTCTCGCTCAATATTACGAGAGGGCCGGAAAGGTCGTCTCCCTTGGTTCTCCGGAACGGCTCGGTTCGGTGAGCGTCATCAACGCCGTGTCGCCTCCAGGAGGCGATTTTTCCGAACCGGTGACCCAGGGAAGCCTGCGCCTTTCCGGAGTCTTTTGGTCTCTCGACAAAACGCTGGCGCAACAGCGGCATTTCCCGGCCATCAACTGGAAAACGAGCTATTCCCTCTACGAGGAACAGATGGACGGCTATTTCGAGAACCTTTTGGGAAAGAAATGGAAAGAGGGGAAACGGTTTCTTCGAGAGGCTCTTGCAAGGGAGAAGGAACTTCTGGAATTGGTACAGCTTGTCGGAAGGGATGGCCTCTCCGAAACCGATAAATGGGTGTTGTTTCTCTCGGAACTTCTGCGTGTGGTGTATCTGCAGCAGAATGCCTTCGACGCGGTAGACGCATTTTGTCCTCTCGCAAGGCAGAACGACCTGCTGTGTTTTCTTCGGGACACGGACCTTCTCGTGCGCAACCGCATTGACCAGGGACTTCTTTTCGAGCAGATTCCCACAGCGGGCATGCGTGTCGAGCTGATCCGACTGCGGAGTGAGGATGACGAACACTTCCCTCTGGAAATGGCCAAATGGAGCGCAAGATTTTCCAAAGTACTCGATGAGACCGAGGTGATCGCCCTGTGA